GCCGGTGCCGACTTCGGCGATCTTGCCGTCGCGGATTACGATGTCGCCGTTCTCGATCGTGCCGTGCGACGCCGTCAGGATGGTGGCGCCGGTAATGAACGTGACTGCGTCGTCTCGGTAGGGGCCCTTGTCCTGAGACATCGGGATCGGCGGCGCCGCGTAATCGGGCCCGGAGGCCTCATCCTCATCCTCATCCTCATCCTCCCCTCCCCGGCCCCCTCTGCCGCCCCGACCACCACGTCTGCCACGTCCGCCATCGCCAACTGAGGCCATCGTCTCGGGCTTGTCGTACTTCTCACCATCAACGAACACCGTCTCGATGTTCGTGCTATCGGCGAAGATGCTGCCGTCCGCGATGACCAGGTTGCCGATCTTGCCCTCTTCGATCGAGCCCATCCGGTCGTCGATACCGAATATCTCGGCCGGGGACAGTGTGAGAGCGCGGATCGCGTCCTCCTCCGAAAGGCCCTGAGCAACAGCTCTGCGCACTGCGTCCAGAATGTCGGAGGGGTCATCCAAACCACCTGAATAGAACGCGAACTTGACCCCGGCCTCCGCGAGCACCGACGGGGTGGTCGGCGCGCGGTCCCAGAGGCGCAACTGCTCCAACGAGGGAACCGCGTCCGGGTCGCCACCCGTCGGGGCCGACGGCCAGTCGAGGTTCACGAGCGTCGAAATGCCCTCGGAGGCGAGGAGATCGGCAGCCGCATAGGCCCCCTGGGCGCCGTATATGATCGGGGTTACGCCCATCTCGGCCGTGGTCGCGATGGCGCGCCGGACGTCCGACCGGCTGGTCGCCGGGAAGAGGAGTGGCCACCCTTCGCGGAGCTGCTGCCGGATCGGCTCGAGGGAGACGTCCCATTCCGGACGCTGTTTCCCACGCGGATCTTCGTCGTACGCGTTCCATACCGCGTCGTAGTGCGCAGCGTCGTAATAGAGCTGCTTCAGGTACGCGAACACGCCCATCGGGCTGCCCGGAAATCCCGAGTACGAGCGATCGGACAGGTTCACCCGCATCGCTACCGAGCTCTCCACGACCATCTCACGCGGCCGTTCGAAATGACCGAGGTTCAAGATGGCTGCTTGCCCCGTCACGAGGCCGTCGCCGATCGTGCTCACGACGGTCGTGAAGCCGGCGCTCCGCCAGTCCTCGAAGCGGGCGTCGTCCTTGTCCAGATCGTCCGCGGCGGTGAGCCACGTCGTCGTGCCCGGGCGGTCCTCGGGACCCCAGGACCGGTTGGTGTCATCGGTTTCAGCGCCGGGGCCGAAACCCCGTCCGCCCTGTTGCGGAGGGGCGACTGAGCCGTGGCCGAGCGTCGTGAACGCATCGATCAAGCCCGGATAAACTGTCTTTCCGGATCCGTCGATCACCCAAGCACCCGCGGGAATGTCCACGTTCTGGCCGACTGCGGAGATAATGCCGTTCTCGAGGACGACGGTGCCGTTGTCGATCGTCTGGCCCGAAACCGTGACGATCGTCGCGTTCTGGATCGCATACAGCTTGATCGCGGCAGGACGGGTCGGTCTTGGCTGTGCGTCGACGGCTTGAGGGGCGACGATGAGAGCCGCCAAGATGACCAGGAGCGCCCGCGGGCTCCGAGCCCTCCCGACGTCAGGTAGCTGGAGCCGTGCTGTCATGCTGGGACCTCCGTTGATGGGATCGACAGAATAGTCTCGCACCTCGGGAGCTGCCAGAAGTGGTACTCCAGGGACATGCGACCCGCGCCGAGTGTTGCTTACCGCTTTCGCCGTCGGCCACACCAGCGGTCCGTTCGCGCCTACTTCCAGCGCGCGATGAAGCGGCCAATGCCGTTGGCGCTCGGGGGGCGTCTAGCGTCCCATTGCCTCGGCGAGCCCCATCTCCTCGACGAGCGTGCGCAGGTCGGCGACCTCGTGGTCGGGCCGGGCGCTGGCAGGCTTCGTCGCGCCACCTCCTCGGCTTCCCGCGCGCCGATTGACCCAGACGCACGTGATCCCGAGAGCGCGTGCCGGAGCAATGTCGTGATACAGGCTTTGGGCGACGTGCAGGACCCGACCACGCGGGAGGTCGAGTCTGTCCAGAACCTCGTGAAAGTGTCCCTGGTCCGGCTTGTAGCTACCGACCTGCTGGGCCGTCACGACCTCAGAGAAGTCGACCCCTAGTCGGCCCGCGGACCCCGCGAACAAGTCGTCATCCACGTTGGACACGATCGCCAGCCGATAGCGGGTCTCGAGCGCCCTCAGCGCCCGGGCCGCGTCCGCGAACGGCGGCCAAGCGCCGACCGACGCCGCCAAGCCCTCCACCTGGGCGCTGGTCGGCACGAAGCCGAAGTCCTCACCAAAGCCGCGCGCCACGTCGGCGAGAATGGAGCGATATCGCCGGAACGGTCCCTGCTGGGCTTCGGACTCGAGGCGAGCGTACCGCTCCAGGAGCTCCTCGTCGTTCTGGTCGACGACGCCATGGGCATCGAGAAGCGGCCGGAGAAACGAGAGGATGCCGGCCTCCCAGTCGATCAGTGTTCCGTAGCAGTCGAAGGTGAGCGCGTCGAACCGCGCGAAGTCAAATGGCGGCCCCGTCTCCGGCCCAACCTTCACTTGATCAACAGGATGCGGGCATTCACCGGATAGAGCCACTCGATACCGCGCTCCGTGACCAACGCGTCGTCCTCCAACGGAATTCGCACTTTGGCGTTACCCCAGTCCGGATTGGCCGTATACGCGAACAGCTCCACGGAAATCAGCGTGCCCGGCCGCAGCTCGTAGGTCAGCCGCGTCGGGTTGAAGAACGCGAGGGATGGGCCGAACCCGTGGCCCCAGTTCCCGACCGAGTGGGGTCCTATGACCACGTCCGTGATCGTGGGATCGACGCTCGGTTGGTTGAACTCGATTCGGTTGAAGCCCGCGCGCTCGAGCGCGCTCCACGTGGCATCGAGGGCCAACTGGGCCGTAGCCGCCGGTTTGATGCTCGCCTTCATCACGTCCCGCACCTGCTTGGCGCGATCGAAGGCGTTCTGGATTCCCGCCGGCACCTCCCTTTCACCGTCGCGTAGAACGTAGGCGATACGCTTCATGTCGGTGTAGAAGTCGAGGAACCCGACGCCCCAGTCGACCATCAGCAGGTCACCGCGCTGGATGATGCGGTCGCTCGACGTGGCGGCGATGCCCTCGGGACCGGTGACGTAGACGGACGGCATGTCGAACGAGGAGTCGAGGCCGCGCGCGAGAAGCTGATCCGACATCCACCAGGCGACATCCTCGAGCGTGGTTATTCCTGGAGTGATGACCTCGTTTGAAAGGGCGCGCTCAGCGATCTCGCGAGACATCTCCCCAGCCTCCGCGAAAGCGGCGATCTCGGCCGCGGTCCGCGTGGATCGGAAGTCGGAGACGAAGCGCTCGGCCGACACCAAGCGCTCGCCGTAGCTCCCGAGCTCGCGCTTCAGGTGCAGATAAGAGGTGTGGGAGAGCCCATCGGCCCCGCCGATCGACTCGGCGATGTTCACGCCGATGCGCTGGGGGTCCCGTTCGGCAACGTAGTCTGCCAGCTCTCCGGCACCGCCGAAGTGGTCATACACGCCGCACTGCTCGAGCATGTAACCTCCTACGCCGAGCGCGGCCCGCTCGACGCGGTCGCCTCGATCCGTGAAGACGTAGTATGCCCAGCCTCCCACGTAGCCACGGCCGAGCGCCTCCCACATCGGGTCGAGGAGCCCTTCCCTCATGACGACGATCCACATGTCGAGGTCGTTGTCACGCATCGCCGTCGGCAGCACGAGATCGAACTTCTCGGCGCGGATCAGGCACATGCGCTCCCAGCGCGCCCGCGCCTCCTGAGCATTCGTCGCAGCCGGAGCAAGAGCGAGCGCGAGCGCGAGCGTCAGGAGGGCGAGGACCGCGGGTCTCATCGGACGAGCAGCAGGAACGCGGATGGGATACCGGCTCATCAGTTTCCTCCGGAAGCGTTGGACGAGGTGAGTGGGGCAATCTGCGTGTCCGGGTTCGGGCTGGAAACCAACACGGGGCGCCACACTTGTGGCAACGCGGGTCCCTCGATGTCACGGTCGTGGGCCCTCACTCGTTCCTTAGACTGAGACCCCATGACCGCCGACCGTGTAGAACCGGACGGAACCGACATCCGATGGCTGTCGGTGTTGCGAGACCCTACCGGGAACGCCGTGGACTTCGACACCACGTTCGACGAGGAGTACCTGCCACTCGTGCGCTTCTGTCACCGCTTGAGCGGTGACCGGGACGCGGCCGAGGACGTCGCCCAGGAGGCGATGGTCCGGCTCTTCGAGCGCGACGTCGAGGGGAGCTCCGCCGGAATCCGAGCGTGGCTCTTCAAGACCGCGACGCACCTGATTCGGGACCGCTACCGGGTCGAGGGAAACCGCAAGCGACTCTTGAGTGAGAACCCGGTTATGACAACTGAGCCCGAATCCCCGGACAAGGCCTTCGAGCGAACAGAAAATCGAGCGAGGGCTCGCCGCGCGCTGGATGCCGTGCCCGCCCGGGACCGCGAGATGCTGCTCATGCGCTACTCCGGCTTCAGCTACCGCGAGATCGGCGAGGCGGTCGACGTGGCCGCCACCTC
This is a stretch of genomic DNA from Gemmatimonadota bacterium. It encodes these proteins:
- a CDS encoding aminopeptidase P family protein translates to MRPAVLALLTLALALALAPAATNAQEARARWERMCLIRAEKFDLVLPTAMRDNDLDMWIVVMREGLLDPMWEALGRGYVGGWAYYVFTDRGDRVERAALGVGGYMLEQCGVYDHFGGAGELADYVAERDPQRIGVNIAESIGGADGLSHTSYLHLKRELGSYGERLVSAERFVSDFRSTRTAAEIAAFAEAGEMSREIAERALSNEVITPGITTLEDVAWWMSDQLLARGLDSSFDMPSVYVTGPEGIAATSSDRIIQRGDLLMVDWGVGFLDFYTDMKRIAYVLRDGEREVPAGIQNAFDRAKQVRDVMKASIKPAATAQLALDATWSALERAGFNRIEFNQPSVDPTITDVVIGPHSVGNWGHGFGPSLAFFNPTRLTYELRPGTLISVELFAYTANPDWGNAKVRIPLEDDALVTERGIEWLYPVNARILLIK
- a CDS encoding amidohydrolase family protein produces the protein MTARLQLPDVGRARSPRALLVILAALIVAPQAVDAQPRPTRPAAIKLYAIQNATIVTVSGQTIDNGTVVLENGIISAVGQNVDIPAGAWVIDGSGKTVYPGLIDAFTTLGHGSVAPPQQGGRGFGPGAETDDTNRSWGPEDRPGTTTWLTAADDLDKDDARFEDWRSAGFTTVVSTIGDGLVTGQAAILNLGHFERPREMVVESSVAMRVNLSDRSYSGFPGSPMGVFAYLKQLYYDAAHYDAVWNAYDEDPRGKQRPEWDVSLEPIRQQLREGWPLLFPATSRSDVRRAIATTAEMGVTPIIYGAQGAYAAADLLASEGISTLVNLDWPSAPTGGDPDAVPSLEQLRLWDRAPTTPSVLAEAGVKFAFYSGGLDDPSDILDAVRRAVAQGLSEEDAIRALTLSPAEIFGIDDRMGSIEEGKIGNLVIADGSIFADSTNIETVFVDGEKYDKPETMASVGDGGRGRRGGRGGRGGRGGEDEDEDEDEASGPDYAAPPIPMSQDKGPYRDDAVTFITGATILTASHGTIENGDIVIRDGKIAEVGTGLSAPSGATVVDATGKYVIPGIIDAHSHMAAMSINEGTVNVSAMVTIEDVIRPEDIGMYWALGGGVTTINILHGSANPIGGGNAVIKLRWGADAPDLRVGAHPGIKFALGENTKRDRNPDRYPATRMGVQDVIRQAFLDATEYMEEWDAYDAGGMQGVAPRRDLKLESLMQILKGERWVHSHSYRADEILQLIRLAEEFNFTIRTFQHVLEGYKVADEIAAHGAGASTFSDWWAYKVEAYDAIPYNAALMTERGVLVSINSDSGEEVRHLNQEAAKAMKWGGLDEEQALRLVTLNPATQLGIEDRTGSIDEGKDADLVIYEGHPLSMFGKPIQTYVDGKLYFDIDMDRERQKAIEAEKAALMEKHGIGEAGTRATTDRVASPGRPREEVNR
- a CDS encoding sigma-70 family RNA polymerase sigma factor is translated as MTADRVEPDGTDIRWLSVLRDPTGNAVDFDTTFDEEYLPLVRFCHRLSGDRDAAEDVAQEAMVRLFERDVEGSSAGIRAWLFKTATHLIRDRYRVEGNRKRLLSENPVMTTEPESPDKAFERTENRARARRALDAVPARDREMLLMRYSGFSYREIGEAVDVAATSVGTLLARAERRFIDVLAAAGEPA
- a CDS encoding haloacid dehalogenase type II, whose translation is MKVGPETGPPFDFARFDALTFDCYGTLIDWEAGILSFLRPLLDAHGVVDQNDEELLERYARLESEAQQGPFRRYRSILADVARGFGEDFGFVPTSAQVEGLAASVGAWPPFADAARALRALETRYRLAIVSNVDDDLFAGSAGRLGVDFSEVVTAQQVGSYKPDQGHFHEVLDRLDLPRGRVLHVAQSLYHDIAPARALGITCVWVNRRAGSRGGGATKPASARPDHEVADLRTLVEEMGLAEAMGR